In one window of Mobiluncus massiliensis DNA:
- a CDS encoding HNH endonuclease yields the protein MPSKPKRPCSAPDCPELTYERFCQIHAKKVDKNYRKYQRDPKINRRYGARWPKIRAAYIAQHPLCEDCQAQGKITPVAEVHHVLPLDHGGSHDFSNLRSLCKPCHSRQSALDGDRWRQALQAYAY from the coding sequence GCCAAGCAAACCCAAACGTCCCTGCTCGGCACCAGATTGTCCCGAACTAACCTACGAAAGGTTCTGCCAGATCCACGCCAAAAAGGTAGACAAAAACTACCGCAAGTACCAGCGTGATCCAAAGATTAACCGCCGCTACGGCGCACGCTGGCCCAAGATTCGCGCCGCATACATCGCGCAACATCCTTTGTGTGAAGACTGCCAAGCTCAAGGAAAGATAACGCCGGTGGCCGAAGTCCACCACGTCCTACCCTTAGACCATGGTGGCAGCCACGACTTTTCTAACCTGCGCAGCCTGTGCAAACCCTGCCACTCCAGGCAGAGCGCGTTAGACGGTGACAGATGGAGGCAAGCCCTTCAGGCCTACGCCTACTAG